CTTGTCGTCACCGAAGTTATGCCAAAGTCCCAAGGAGATGATGGGAAGTTTCAGTCCGCTACGCCCGACGCGACGGTAAGGCATGGACTCATAACGGTTCTGAGCTGCACTGTAAGTCATTGATACCTTTCAGCAAGTATGTCCGGCATGGTCTGCGTTGGACAACATTTCTGAGAATACCGGCAAAAGTGATTTAGGACTCTTTCTTGCGAAATGAGTCGTAGTGGAACGTCAGAGACACCATGAAAGCAAATAGTACGGGCTCAGATATCTGTTGTTAAACGCAGTGGACCGCCCACCAAATGGTGAGCGGTCCAAAGCATATGGGGACTAAGCCAGTCCCAGAGTCTTGTCAGTAGCTGCCTTGACCTCAGCGTAGAGTGCTGGGTTCTCATTGAGCTTCTGGCCGTAGGAAGGAACGATGTCCTTCAGCTTCGATTCCCAGCCTGCAAACTGCTTCGGGAAGCAGCGTGAGAGCAGGCCGATCATGATTGGGGTTGCGGTCGAAGCGCCTGGCGAAGCACCGAGCAGACCGGACATGGAACCATCCGAAGAAGTGATGACCTCGGTACCGAACTGCAGTACGCCGCCCTTCTTGGCATCCTTCTTGATGACCTGAACGCGCTGACCAGCAGTGATCAATTCCCACTGGGAACCATCGGCAGCTGGGAAGTACTCGGTGAGTGACTCGTCCTTCTTGGCGCGAGACTTGAGAACTTCCTTGATTAGGTAAGTCGTCAGATCCAGGTTGTCCTTGCCGACAGCCAACATTGGGATGATGTTGTGCAGACGCAGGGACAGTGGCAAATCAAGCTGACCGGTGGACTTTAGGAAGTTCATGGAGAAGCCAGCGTAAGGACCGAACATCAGCGAACGCTTGCCATCAACAAAACGGGTATCCAAGTGAGGAACCGACATTGGAGGCGCGCCTACCGATGCCTGGCCGTAGACCTTGGCATTGTGCTGAGCAATGACCGTCTCATCGGTGCAACGCAGGAACTGACCGGAGACTGGGAAGCCACCGAAGCCCTTGATCTCATCGATACCGGACTTCTGCAACAGTGGCAGTGCGCCACCGCCAGCGCCAACGAAGACGAACTTAGCCTTGACGTTCTTTACTGCGCCCGAAGCCTTGTCCTTGACGGTCAGTTCCCAACCAGCACCGGAGCGCTTGAGATTCTGTACCTTGTGACCGTAGTTCACCGAAGCGCCGGCAGCGCTCAACGAGTTGGTCAGGTCACTGGTCAGTCGACCGAAGTCGACGTCGGTTCCAGCCACAACGCGGGAAGCAGCCACGGTCTGCGAAGCATCGCGACCCTGGGCCACCAGTGGAGTCCACTGGTTGATGGTATCCAGGTCGTTGGTGAATTCCATGTCCTCGAAGAGCGTCTGAGTCTTCAGTGACTCGTAACGGGTCTTGAGGTACTTGGAGTGATCTTCGCCGATAACGAATGACATGTGAGGCAGTGGGTTGATGAAGCTATTGTCAGCAACACGCTTATTTTCTACTGCCCAGGAGAAGAACTGGCGGGAGATCTGGAACTGCTCGTTGATGCCAACAGCCTTAGTTGGATCAACGGAACCGTCAGCCGCAGCCGGTGCGTAGTTCAACTCGCACAGGGCCGAGTGTCCGGTGCCTGCGTTGTTCCAAGGGGAGGAGGATTCCTCACCGGCCTTGTCCAGGTTCTCAAAAAGACCAATGGACCAGGTTGGCTCCAGCTGGTTGATCAGAGTGCCAAGGGTGGCACTCATGATGCCGGCACCGATTAGTACTACGTCAAAAGATTCGGTTGACGTTTCAGAAGGCACGAGGATCTCCATCGACAGTGATACTTTGCTCTAACCCAGAGTAGACCTAACCACCCTTGGGTTAGAAATCCTTAACTGGGCTACTGGTCATTAATTTGTGACGGATGGTGAGTTCGTCATCTGGACATCGGCGAAGCATTCATTGAGCATCGGCGATGGCGGATAGAAGGTGACATTTCCGTTAAACGCCAGCGCAGAGATCGGAAATACCAACGGGAGCAAGGGTAGGTCCTGCTCCAGGGTTTGCATGATGGTTGCGTAGGCGGCGGTGCGTTCCTCACCTACAGGGATCGATCTAGCCAACATGATTTGTGAGTCAAGTAACGCGGACTTGTAGCCGAATTCATTCTCTTTATTAGCCAATATGCCAGAGAGGAAATCATCGGGGGAGCGGTAGCCACCAGAGAATCCAAGCAGATGCAGTCCATTGAACTTATTGGACTGAACCGTCTTGACGTAACCATCGGTCCAAGCAATGGGACGAGGCTTGATGCGAATGCCTACCTTGGCAAGGTCTTCAGCAATTTGCGCGAAGGTACGTTCAGGTAACGGAAGGTAATTGCGGGAGACATGCAGCGGATACGCAAACTCGATTTCCTCGCCTTGATATTCGACATCTGCCAAGAGCTCTTTAGCCTTGGCCACATCATGAGAGGCGGTGTTATCGGGATTGGGGATGTTCAGTGCCGGCGGCAAAATGGTTTGCGCGTACTTGGAGCCCTGGATGAATAACTTGTCGGCAAGGGTGCTGCGATTAATTGCGTGCGCCACGGCTTGACGGAATTTTGGCTTGGCCAGCCATTTATTCTTCTGATCCATCCCCAGATAAAGCACGGAGAACGGGTCACGTTGTACGACGACTTTAGCGTTTCGAACTAGCGTGCGCATGGTGTCAACTGAAACCATGTCGAAACCATCAATCTCGTCGGCCAGTAGGGCGCCCTCGCGGTTGTAGGGAGAGGGAACCGAGGAAATCAGGGCGACTTCAGGATATTGCTTATTGTTATTCAGTCGATCCTGATCCCAGTAATCAGAAAAAATCTCTAAACGAACTTGATCGTCTTCCAAGGAATGGAACTTATACGGCCCGGTGCCCATGGGAGCAGTGGTCAATGATTCTGCAGGATTGTCCTCTGGGCCACCGGTCAGCGCGCTGGGCGCAGCGATTGCCATGCCAGGAAGGGTTAGGGCTTCAATGAGCCCCGGTAGTCGGCGACGCAAGTTGAGGGTGACAACATACTTATCCGTGGCCTCGATGGACTGGAAGTAGCTCGCGGTGCCACCTTTGGAGCTGCCTTGGAAAAGATCTGTGGTGAACTGCTTCTGCAGGTCGGTGAGTTGTTGGAGGCGCTGCTGCTCTGCAGTGAGCTCCTCCGGGGTAGCATCTTCTTTTTCTTTGGTGCTCAGTTCAAGGTCTTTGGCCTTGGGCAAGGTGGGAATGTTGCTGTAGTGGTGGAAGACATCAAAGAATCCCTGAGCTGATTGTGCGCTCAATGATGTGGACAGAGACTCCCAGCGCTCAAAGTTCTTGACTACTGCCTCGGCATCTAGCTCCGTACCATCGTGAAAATGCACGCCTTCGCGAAGGTTGAAGGTGTAGCGCAAGCCATCACTGCTTTCATTCCAGGTCTCGGCCAGCCCGGCGACCGTAGCGCCGGTATCCAAATCGATATCGACCAAAGTTTCGTAGACTTGGCGCGTGACGCGGAAGGACTCGTTGTCCGAAACGATGGCCGGATCCAGCTTGACCGGGGGAGCAGAGACCGCCAAGCGCAGTGTGCGGGGGACAGCGTCTGATGATGCAGAAGCAGCTCCAGTCGATGATGCCTGAGACTGAGGTCCTCCGGTGCAAGCAGTCAATGCCAGTGCGGTGGTCGCTAAGGTACCGGTGAGCACTGCGCGTCGAGATACGAGACTTGGTGGCAAATCGGGCACAGGAGTAGCTCATCTTCCTTTGGGTAAGCAATCTTCACATCCACGCGTCGCGATATACGGCGAGAGTGGAATGGTATTTATCAAAGATAGCGCACTAAAGCGATGCTCCCGGGAGCTGAACCTCCCGGGAGCAAATTCTGTCGCCGAATCGTTAACTACGGTGTACGAGATTCTCGCCCGCTTCACCTGCGGACCATGCGACTAACTGTCGTTGAAGTAGCTTTACCATGCGTGGGAAGAATGCCCCGGTATTACCGCCGTTGTGCGGAATGATCAGTGCATTGGGGCAGCCCCACAGTGGGTGGTCCTTCGGTAGTGGCTCCGGATCAAAAACATCAGAGGCAACGTTGAGTCGGCCTGAAGCGACTTCGGCCACAAGAGCATCCGTGTCGACAACTGGACCACGTGCAACGTTAACAATGGTGGCCCCATTGGGAAGCTGAGCAAGGAGTTTGGCATCTACTAGGTGATGGGTTGAATCATTAAGCGGGACAATCAGAATCAGCACCTCTATCTGCGGTGCAAATTTTGCCAGCTCGGTGGTGGCGTGGACTTGACAGTGCTCATCGGTGCGAGCTGAAGAACCAAAACGCAGCAAGTTGACCTCAAAAGGTGCCAACCGTTTACGGATTTCTTCGCCGATTCCACCAACACCAACAAGTCCGACGGTCCGGTCGGCTAACCCTGGCCACTGATGAGGATTCCAGTGGCCCTCCTGCTGGTCTCGTACCGACTGCGGGAATCCGCGTAACGAGGCAATGGCTAGGCCGATGGCCATTTCCGCGGTCGAAGCAGCGTGAACGCCGGCGGCGGTATTGATGTTGGCCCGGTCTCCAATAAGCTCAACCATTCCGTCATAGCCCGTGGTCTGAGTCTGAACTATCTTCAGGTTGGGAGCCTTGCGAACATTGCGCAAGGTATTGGCGGTAGCCATATAAGGCATGACCGCAATATCAATGTCCTCCAGTGGTACTTGCGGGTCATTCTGTAGATCCCACAGTACTGGCTTGAGATTTTGTGGGAACTGGCCGACTGCATCAATGAGTTCTTGGCTGGGGAGTGAAATAGTTCGTGGGGCGCTCATGGATTCACTCTACAAACGCCATTGGCGCTTGAGAAGTAACCCCTAGTCATATCCTGTAATGAAGGTCACCGCTGATCTGCACCTTTCGAATTTGCGCTGGGGGATAAAGCTGGTAGAGTTCTATCTCGTTGCGAAAGCGCGGAGCCCCAAAAAGCTTCTAGAACATCGCAGCGGGCGCCTCTAGCTCAATTGGCAGAGCAAATGACTCTTAATCATTAGGTTCCGGGTTCAAGTCCCGGGGGGCGCACCAACATATAGTCGCTTTTCCGACTATATGCTGATAAATAAATACGCGCCTCTAGCTCAATTGGCAGAGCAAATGACTCTTAATCATTAGGTTCCGGGTTCAAGTCCCGGGGGGCGCACCAAAATCAAGGTTCGAATAACTACTAAGTTAGGTAGTGATTCGGACCTTGTCTCATTTTGTGTGAAATGAATTTTCTTTTGCCCGCTGTCGCTGTCGCTGGCTTTGCGGTGTGGCCTGGGGCGATAATCTTGATCTCCATTCATGCGTAAGCGACATTTATAGAAAACTGCACCCGTCATCTTGAGAACGCGTGGTCTATGCAATAGCGCACCTTGATCAAGGGGCGGTCTACTAAGTTCTTTCATGGCGCGCTGAAAAGGGTGGGTTAAAGAATCCCTGCGATGTGCTGGACCTTTCATGACCGTATGCGACAGAGTTCGATGCAAAGAAGTTGTGCGAGCGAGCCGTGGGTACCATCGTGGCCACATGAACTGCCTTTACCAGGACTCCGCTTCCGCTGCTTCCTGGTGCGGTGACCTTCTGCGCACGTAGCCTGCATGCCAGCGTGCTGTCCGAAGCGAGTTTATGCCAGGTGCCACTCTCGCTCATGAAGCATTTTCAACTTAGTGCGTGAACTGGTTGATTCAAGGTGTGATACTGATACTTATATTAGTGGTAAATAAGTGGTAAAATGATTGTTCCGGTACACCAACTTGAGGCGCGGGTGCCGGTTTAGTTGGTTGCCTAAATAAAACAGAACGTAAGGAAAAGGCTGACAAATGGGAACCACATCGACGATAGGATCAGTCCATGCGGAAACTTCCCGCATGGACTTCCGAGAAATTGTGCGGAGGCTAAATGCGTCCCTCGGGGCTGCAATGGTTTCCGCATTAGCAGGCGCCAAGGACCCCAAGGCAAGCTACCGCTGGCAAAAAGAGAATGGAACGATCCCTTCGGACACGTCTCAGGCTCGCATTCTGCTGGCTCACCGTGCGTGGGTGATGGTCTCCGACGTTGATGGAGAGCAGGTAGCGCGTCAATGGTTTCTTGGTGCTAATCCCTGGCTCGATGAGATTTCGCCAGTCGAGGCCATTCATCAAGATCGGTTCAAGGCCGTGATTGATGCAGCGGGGGCCATGTCCTCAGGTGGATATAGTGGATAATGAGCAGCGCACCGGAAGAAGTGGACGGGCAGCCAAGTATCGTGCGGGAACCACTGGCTGGCTTTCGCATCGCGACTGAAAGCTACGGTGCGCTTAATCCCCAGAACGTGGTTATTTCTTCCCGGGTGACGTTGGAGTGTGGAACAGGTATGACACTCCTGGCCGCACACTATATGCAGCGTCCACGCGTCTCGGCGCATTTACTGAATGCCTTTACGGGTACCGGCTGGACCGGGAGGTTCGCACGGCTATCGACTTCATGGCAGAACGGTTCGGGATCACACCCGCGCAGGCCCACTCCCTTTACATCGAGGAACAGCGAGAGCTCGGGCATGATGGACCTGGAACGTTTCCTAAACACTGGTGTGAAGGGCGCCGGATTTACGAACTGAGCAGCAGGGAAGAACTCGTCTGGTTTGATCTAGGCACGGCACATTCACTGGCTTATATTGACCGGAATTTTGGTCCTGAAATCGCCAAAACTTGTGGTGTGAAAGCAGTGGACCTATCCCACCTACTCGGAGCAGATCGCAAGCTGACCACCTTGATTTCCACGAGACTGCGTAACTTGTGGCTTCATGATGGTAGCTTCGCTGACGGTATCCGTTTCACTTCCCGACACGGTGTTGGTACCTGTTGGGCGTTTTGGATGCGACGCACCGATGACGGGCTGGACAACGATCTGGTCTCCGCGAGCGACGGACAGGCAATATACGTAGATGATCCAGATCTACTGAATGTAACTCGACGGTTTAGTATCCGTCTCCACTAATCATTTTTGGAGCCCATTCTGCACGTTCTGACCCCGTATGGAGCAAAGGGCGGCTTCTTCAATTCATCTGTGGTTTTCTTGGTGCGGCGTGGAGCCCGGGACCCCCATGGGCGGTGGGGCACGCCGCCATACTGCGAGAGGTAGTGGATCTACTCTCGCATTGCGCTTGGTTGACCATGACTTCGCTCCGTCCGCCCTTGCTCGCCCCTGATAGCAAGTATGTACTTCTCCATGACACGGACTCTACTGGCCACGGGTAGTGGTGCGGCAGTGCGGCGGTCATGCCTCAATTCATTTCCGACAAGTGAGTGCATAAAAATTCTTTGTGTCTTGGATTACTATAAATTTCATTCTCGTCGATAATATGCGTTTTGACCTGATGTTTTGCGTTATTTAGGGGACGGGTACCGATTTTTGATTTTGGCTAGTTTCTGCCTATGATTGTCTACGTTGCAACGACGGGTTATGGAAATGATCTAGTCAGAGCGATATGCGCCTCTAGCTCAATTGGCAGAGCAAATGACTCTTAATCATTAGGTTCCGGGTTCAAGTCCCGGGGGGCGCACGGTTGATCCGATCTGAATAATTCAGGTCGGATTTTTTGTATACCGTGACGAGAAGGGGTTCAACTATGAGTACTTCCGAAACTACCGCACGACTGTCCGTTGGTGACCAGGCTCCTGATTTCACTTTGCAGGATGCTGCCAGCAATTCGGTAGCCCTATCTGCCTACCGCGGCCAAAAAACCATCATCTACTTCTACCCAGCAGCTTCAACCCCAGGTTGCACCAAGCAGGCCTGTGACTTCCGCGACTCGCTGGAATCGTTGAAGTCATTGGGATACCAGGTTCTGGGCATCTCTCCAGACAAAGTTTCGAAGCTTGAAAAGTTCGTGAACAAAGAGGAACTGAATTTCCCGCTACTCTCCGACGAGGATCACGCTGTGGCGGAAGCCTACGGTGCATGGGGCGAAAAGAAGAACTATGGCCGCGTCTATGAGGGCCTCATTCGTTCGACCATTGTGCTAGATGAAGAGGGCAAGGTCACTCTTGCTCAGTACAATGTTCGTGCTACCGGTCACGTAGCAAAGCTCCGTCGTGACTTGGGAATTGACTCAAAATAGGTTGGTGAGCCGCCCGATTTCATATCGGGCAAAACTTCCGCTACACTAAATGAGGTCGCCTTCGAGAACTAAGGTTCTCGGTGTAGCGCTAGCGAGTATGGCGGAATTGGTAGACGCGCTGGATTTAGGTTCCAGTGTCTTCGGACGTGAGAGTTCAAGTCTCTCTACTCGCACCAGAGAAAACCCTGCGGTCCCAGTTGTTGGATCGCAGGGTTTTTGCATGCCTCGCGGCTTGTCCGCGGGCGTAGTATCGAAATAGGCAGTTAGTCAGCGGCGGTGACCGCTGCCCCACGTCGCGGCAAGGGAGAACCGTCATGGCCGAAGAGTGTTTGCCTACCACCTACGGGCTGGCGGCATCTGACCCGCAGCAGATCCTGATTGATCGCCGGAACATCAGCGCCTCGGATCTCGAGCAGATCATGGCTGAAATGGGGCGCATGAGGCAAATCGAACGCAAGATCATGCGCAGTTCGCAACGTTTCATGAAACTCAATGAGACGGATATGCGGGCGTTGCGGCCGATGATTGC
The nucleotide sequence above comes from Glutamicibacter sp. B1. Encoded proteins:
- the bcp gene encoding thioredoxin-dependent thiol peroxidase, which gives rise to MSTSETTARLSVGDQAPDFTLQDAASNSVALSAYRGQKTIIYFYPAASTPGCTKQACDFRDSLESLKSLGYQVLGISPDKVSKLEKFVNKEELNFPLLSDEDHAVAEAYGAWGEKKNYGRVYEGLIRSTIVLDEEGKVTLAQYNVRATGHVAKLRRDLGIDSK
- a CDS encoding malate:quinone oxidoreductase, whose translation is MEILVPSETSTESFDVVLIGAGIMSATLGTLINQLEPTWSIGLFENLDKAGEESSSPWNNAGTGHSALCELNYAPAAADGSVDPTKAVGINEQFQISRQFFSWAVENKRVADNSFINPLPHMSFVIGEDHSKYLKTRYESLKTQTLFEDMEFTNDLDTINQWTPLVAQGRDASQTVAASRVVAGTDVDFGRLTSDLTNSLSAAGASVNYGHKVQNLKRSGAGWELTVKDKASGAVKNVKAKFVFVGAGGGALPLLQKSGIDEIKGFGGFPVSGQFLRCTDETVIAQHNAKVYGQASVGAPPMSVPHLDTRFVDGKRSLMFGPYAGFSMNFLKSTGQLDLPLSLRLHNIIPMLAVGKDNLDLTTYLIKEVLKSRAKKDESLTEYFPAADGSQWELITAGQRVQVIKKDAKKGGVLQFGTEVITSSDGSMSGLLGASPGASTATPIMIGLLSRCFPKQFAGWESKLKDIVPSYGQKLNENPALYAEVKAATDKTLGLA
- a CDS encoding ABC transporter substrate-binding protein, whose product is MPDLPPSLVSRRAVLTGTLATTALALTACTGGPQSQASSTGAASASSDAVPRTLRLAVSAPPVKLDPAIVSDNESFRVTRQVYETLVDIDLDTGATVAGLAETWNESSDGLRYTFNLREGVHFHDGTELDAEAVVKNFERWESLSTSLSAQSAQGFFDVFHHYSNIPTLPKAKDLELSTKEKEDATPEELTAEQQRLQQLTDLQKQFTTDLFQGSSKGGTASYFQSIEATDKYVVTLNLRRRLPGLIEALTLPGMAIAAPSALTGGPEDNPAESLTTAPMGTGPYKFHSLEDDQVRLEIFSDYWDQDRLNNNKQYPEVALISSVPSPYNREGALLADEIDGFDMVSVDTMRTLVRNAKVVVQRDPFSVLYLGMDQKNKWLAKPKFRQAVAHAINRSTLADKLFIQGSKYAQTILPPALNIPNPDNTASHDVAKAKELLADVEYQGEEIEFAYPLHVSRNYLPLPERTFAQIAEDLAKVGIRIKPRPIAWTDGYVKTVQSNKFNGLHLLGFSGGYRSPDDFLSGILANKENEFGYKSALLDSQIMLARSIPVGEERTAAYATIMQTLEQDLPLLPLVFPISALAFNGNVTFYPPSPMLNECFADVQMTNSPSVTN
- a CDS encoding 2-hydroxyacid dehydrogenase, encoding MSAPRTISLPSQELIDAVGQFPQNLKPVLWDLQNDPQVPLEDIDIAVMPYMATANTLRNVRKAPNLKIVQTQTTGYDGMVELIGDRANINTAAGVHAASTAEMAIGLAIASLRGFPQSVRDQQEGHWNPHQWPGLADRTVGLVGVGGIGEEIRKRLAPFEVNLLRFGSSARTDEHCQVHATTELAKFAPQIEVLILIVPLNDSTHHLVDAKLLAQLPNGATIVNVARGPVVDTDALVAEVASGRLNVASDVFDPEPLPKDHPLWGCPNALIIPHNGGNTGAFFPRMVKLLQRQLVAWSAGEAGENLVHRS